A genomic window from Acidobacteriota bacterium includes:
- a CDS encoding TetR/AcrR family transcriptional regulator, giving the protein MASKRRDKSIKAAEIFKAASKVFVRRGLDGATIQEIAKEAGVGRATVYYHFPSKKVILKEILISNLEKFFKDFLNYSKKIKKEEDIPDYLVRYFINFYKKDPLFAQLYFLSFASSRTFWIKDIIKDFLDVHNKWLEIIEKELKKKFAISVHSLALPVTFAHGLGLLYLSSKNFDLINNVGNAFLSIQKKAKIKPKKK; this is encoded by the coding sequence ATGGCATCGAAAAGAAGGGATAAATCTATAAAAGCAGCTGAAATATTTAAGGCAGCATCTAAAGTATTTGTAAGAAGAGGACTGGACGGAGCCACAATTCAGGAAATCGCTAAAGAAGCCGGTGTGGGAAGGGCAACAGTCTATTATCATTTTCCATCGAAAAAAGTTATCCTTAAAGAGATTCTAATCAGCAATCTTGAAAAATTTTTTAAAGATTTTCTTAACTATTCAAAAAAAATCAAAAAAGAAGAAGATATACCGGATTATCTTGTAAGATATTTTATAAATTTTTACAAAAAAGATCCTCTCTTTGCTCAACTATATTTCCTATCTTTCGCTTCCTCAAGAACATTCTGGATAAAAGATATAATAAAAGATTTCTTAGATGTTCATAATAAATGGCTTGAAATCATTGAAAAAGAATTAAAGAAAAAATTCGCCATCTCTGTTCACTCTTTAGCACTTCCTGTAACCTTTGCCCACGGGCTTGGACTTCTCTATCTTTCCTCTAAAAATTTTGATCTAATAAATAATGTTGGCAATGCATTTCTATCAATTCAGAAAAAAGCTAAAATA
- a CDS encoding formate--tetrahydrofolate ligase — MLNQLIFQNGNLNPSLVILVTTVRALKMHGGIELSKIKEPDTKAVKRGLPKSPIAERIDIDESGNITGLF, encoded by the coding sequence TTGCTGAATCAATTAATCTTTCAGAATGGAAATTTAAATCCATCCCTCGTAATTCTTGTTACTACAGTGAGAGCCCTCAAGATGCATGGTGGAATTGAGCTTTCAAAAATAAAAGAGCCGGACACTAAAGCTGTAAAAAGAGGGCTCCCAAAGTCACCAATTGCAGAAAGAATCGATATCGATGAATCTGGTAATATCACAGGACTTTTTTAG